CAGAcagcagcctccagaactgtgaggaaataatTTTCTGCTGTTTAAATCAGCCAGTTTATGGTGTTTTGTTTTAGAGGCCTGAGCTAACTAATACAATCCACTAGAATTTCCCCACTGAGAATTTGTTTTTCTACTTATTGAGGAATAACTGACACATACAAtcacacatatttaaagtgttatgtacatatatacatacatatacatacatgtatataaatatgtgtgtgtgtgtgtagaaaatgATTACCAAGATCAAGATAATTAACACAACCATCACTCACATAAGTAactcttttttgtgatgagaatgcttaagatctactcttagcaaatttcaagtatattaTACtctattattaactataatcaccaggCTGTACATTAGACCCTCAGAACTTCTTCATCTAATAACTAAAAGTTGGTACCCTTTGATTCACATCTCCGCACTTCCCTCTCCCCCTagttccacatacaagtgatacaatatagaatttgtctttctctgactggctGATTTCACTGAGTATAAAGCCCCCAAATTTCATCCCTGGTGTCAAAAGTGACAAGAGTTCCTCTtcttatggctgcatagtattcctgtgtgtgtgtgtgtgtgcgttttgcattttctttatccttcatcTGCTGAAGGATATGTAGGTTAtttctacctcttggctattATGCATGATGCTGTGGTAAGCATGGGAGTACAGATACCTTTTCGAGACGGTGatttcattcccaccaatagtacacgagggctccCTGTTCTCCACAACCTTGCCCACACTTGTTACTTGCTgtcattttgataatagccattctgaacaagtgtgaggtgatgtctcattgtggctttcatttgcattttcctgatgattaatgatgttgagcatcttttcatgtacctcttgGCCACTTGGCTATCTTTGgggaaatgtttattcaggtcctttgctcatttttaaaattggatttttcGCTTTTTTTTGTAATGTGTTGTATGAGTTTGCTGTATAATTTGAATATTAGcccctttatcagatacatggtttgcgaatattttcttcccttctgttATGTTGCCTCTGCAATTTGTTGATTtcttcctctgctgtgcagaagcaCATTAGTTGAGGTCGCTCCCACTGCTGAAGTCAACATTGGCAAAGATTATGGGGGCTCTGTGGGTGGCAGTAGCAAAGCTAGGGGTCCCTGGTGCAAAGGCTGCAGGCGTCTCCTGTTCTCCTAGTTTGCCTGTGGGGGGAAGATATAGCTGAGGGGATCCCTCTTAGCACCAGGTCTGATGAGATGGCACTCAGAGTGGCAGCGGAGACGGGGTCCTGGGATCAGGTGCACTGGCTGCAGTGGTGACACCAGTGTCTGAGCCTCAGGTATGTGCAGATCTCCTGCAGAACTAGGGTCTGGGTTTCTGAGGCTCACTGCAGTGACTCGGACTCTGAGGGGGACAGGAAAGAGCAGTGAAACCAGCTCAGGGATCAGAGGGTGCAGCAGTGTCTTGGGCTCATGTGTCAGGGTGTAGCAACAGCATACCCTGGAGATGGCATGTCAAAGTCCTGACTCTGGCCccagggggcagggagcagagcagcAGCAGCGCAGCCTGGTGATGGTGGGTATGTGGCAAGACTTCGGACTCAGGGGCAGGGCAGCACTCCCTGGTGACAGCGGGTAAGAGCTTCTACCTAGGACCCAGGATGCAGCCACAGAGCAGTGCAGCTTGGCCTCGTGATGGGGGTGGTCAGAACTGTGACTTGGGACCCATAGGTGGGGTGCAGAGTTGTCGCAGCTCCCATTCTGTTGATGGGGAGGTGTGGGGGCATTCTCAGAGAGCAGGGCACATTAGAGACTGGGACCCCTGGAGGCCAGTCTCACTGCAGGAACAGCTCCAGCTCCGAGGATGAGACTCAGTGGCAGGGACTTTGGGTGACTGCAGCAGCTGTGTTCAGCTTTGGTGAAGACTGTGGGGTCCTTGGTAGCAAAGTCTGCAGATGTCCACAGTGTGATGAGGTTGCTGGCGTTCTCATGCTTTCCTTTTCCCCATGGGGTAAAATCCCTCCAAGGACATCCCTTTTGGTGACCATTTTGGAGGCTAGGAAGTTGAAGACCAAAGCTCCAGCAGGTTCAGTGTCTAGTGGGGACCTCTTCCTGCTTCATCTCATAGCTGCCCATCTTCTTGCTGTGGCCTCACATAgcagaaggggtgagggagctctctgaggtctcttttataagggcactaatcccttcatgggggctccaccctcatgacctaatcacttaCCAAAGGCTCCACCTCGATACCACCTCACTGGGGagtaggatttcaacatatgaatttgggagggggacacattcagtccataaagGTGGTGCTACCTCTCCCACAGAACTTTAAACTGGTTTGAAGGCTTAAAGATCTTTGACTAACAAGATAATGTGCACTTAGGCTGAAAATCCACATAAAGGCTGGTTTGTATTGCTCTCTCTACTCTTACATTCGTATAATACTGGAGTGGTAGTTTCTCTCCTGGACACAAGAATTATTTAGGGACTATATTTAATTCCCTTGAGGATTTTAGTAATGTTTAAGCTTCTGTTATCATTCAtaatttctatgtatagtattttataaaagtcttgtgtttataaaaatgttactGAAAGGTGAAAAGCCTTAACATTCACATATTACATCCTTAAGCCAACAGTGCAAGTCTAATGCATAGTCCATGGTATATTTGAAGCATTATTTATCATAAACAACAGAAGCTAAAGTATGTTGTTTGGGGGAAAGGCACTaactgggagggggtgggggagtaaATCATGTAGCATAATTTTGGAGATCATGTACCCTGGAATCAGGCAAATGCAAAATTGAACCCCAACTCCTCAAAGCCCTAACAATGTGGCCTATGGCAAATTACTGAATCACTCTGAACCTCAATTtacttatctgcaaaatgggaataataaaggTATCCACCAGGTTGTAAGGGTTGATTGGGATTTTGTGTATATAAAGCTTATGACATAGTGTCATGTACATAACAAGCACACAATAAATGTCATTATATTACTAATAATATTAGCAGTCTCCTACTTTATGTGtgttacttcatttaatcctcccaggaACCCTAAGACAGGatattactgtcattttacagataaggaaacgggGTCAGGGGGTTCAGCAGTTGTTAATAACTGGGCGAGAAGGGCTGTTCATCTACAAGGTCCAGCAGAATTGTGCTGTCACATGGGCTTGGGTGTGTAACTAACTGAGGAGGACATAAGAATCCAAGGGTGGTATAACCTAGCCTCTCCAGTTTCCTTTCTCCATCCCTATCATTAGACTTCCATCTTCTAAGGGCCTGGCCCAGAAAATCATGGTTGTGGGCAAGTTCCCAGGGGCCCCCAGTTCCTCCCAGCACAGCGCCGGCCTCCTAGCACCTCTCTCAGGATTACAGGACTCCCAGGACTCGGTCTCTGTGGCCCCCACTAACAGGCCCCCGGCTGGGAACGCATTCTGTTCCTGAGGATTCCTTGTAAATTTAAAGTTGGAAAAGCTTTCTCCAGCGTCTGTCTCCTTTCTGGGGTTTCTTTCTCATCCCCAGGTTTGGAAGGCTGCTTGTCTGTGCCCCCAGGTCCTGTTTGGACCAGACATCTGGGAGAGCGAAGCCCTCAGTCTGGGGACCCAGGCTGAACCCCGGCTCCACCTCCAGTCTCCTACTTAACTGGGAGCACAAACAGCTCCCTCATGTCCCCATCTGTTAAAAGGAGTTATTATGATCGCTGCCCTAACCATCCCCATAAATTAATATAGAGGATGGTGATGAAGATGTTTGGAAAAATTCTAAATCCCCACAGAGGTGGGAGGCCCCACTGCTTCCCTTTATTAGGGCTTCTATTATTTACCTGCCCTTAGCCCTTCCCATCgcctcctcccccttcctggGCTAATTTCAAGGTCTCAAGAGGATAACACTGTGGTGGAGAAGTCCCATGACAGAGACAGGCTCGGCCTCTCTTTATCTCATTTCTGTATATAAAGCCCCGCACCTGCCCCCAGAGTGGCTGACTGCATTTGTGCAGAGTCTCGCCCCCCTTTTACAGCCCTTTCCAGGAAATCGCACTGGATGGCCCTCCCTCCGCGTCCGTGCCACCGGGAAGGAACTTCAGCTGTTACTAAGTCAAGCCTCCTGGCTTTACAGATTCAGTGGCCAAGGtatcaaaagtaaaaaataagacATTTACTCAGGATGACGTATCAGGTGAGTGGGAGAGCTGGGACCACAACCCAAAGACTGAGGTTTTGCTTTCAGGCATCTTTACCAATTCCCTCTTTTTTTAGGTGAAACTCATTTTCTGACTTTGTTAAGGGTGAGTGGGAGGAGACTCAGGGTTTAATTTCTCTGCCAAAGAACCCAGTCCTTACTGGACAGCCTGACCAGATCTCTAAGACCAACCCTAGGGCATGAAGAACCTACTGGAACTTCAGAGTAGGGAGTGGTCATGGCATAATAAGGGGAGCCTAGAACTCATATGGTCCCCCAAGAATGGTGATCTAGGAGTGCCTCCTTGTCAGTGATTACTCTTGTGATCCCTGGATGGACAGTCTGGTGAACAACCAGGATTTAGGAGACTCTTCCTTAACCTTGTCCCTTGTTGATTGAGGGCTGCACAGAAGCTACTAGGGGAGCATATCGTTCTGGCTCATGACTTATTTGTTTTTGATGAATCTATCTTCCGGATGTAGAAAATATGTGGGAATTTTATATAAAGAGCTGTATGTCAGTGTGTGGATTGCCAAAACTACTGCATACCCTTCTAGACAAATCGAGGACTCACCCCTACAGCAGTAACCTTGTGCAGGAACCTTCACTTGACTCTCAGCCTCCTCCAAATCTTACCCATCCCTCAAAGCCTAGCACAAATTCCCCCTTATCCATTAACTAACCCCTTCCTCACCACTCTAGCCCGCAGTGATGCCCTTTTTGTTGGAAAACATCTTTGTCAATCATTCAGTCATCCATTTATTTATGAAATGATGCATAATTAATTTTATGCATATAGTTCCTAAAGTTGAATCAGCCATGAGTCTCATCCTTAAATTGGACTGGAGGAAACACACTAAATCACTAAGTGATTGTCCTAGAAGGCACAGCGGTAAGTGCCATGAAGAATACAGTTAGAGTACGATGGGAACGTTGAAAATGTAAATATCACCTTAAAATGGGCACAGATCAGGGAGGAATTCCTGGAGGAGACAGCATTTGAGCCGAGTCTTAAAGACTTTGACACCGTGGCATTGGAAGGACATTCAATATAGAGAAAACAGCATAAGCAAAGGTAGGAATATAGAAGTTACGGAGTTTGCAATCTGATGACATGggttaaaatggaaaagagaaatcaGGGGGCAGCTGAAGACCGTGGCCGTGATCCACCCAAGGTACGCATTTGGACCGGAGCTACCGCAATCTGCAAGGCAAGACTGAGTTCTACAAGGGCACAGCCATCGCGAGGAAGGGAGTGGGTGTTTGAGTCAGAAGAATGGGTCAgaaatagattgagagagaacTGCAGAACGACATGGTTTTATGACCCTTCAGGTGCCTTGATGGTGTGTGTAAAGGTTAAGAgcagggctctggagtcagaataCTTGGGTTAAAACCTTGCCTTCATCTGCTCACAATACGATACGCACATTCTACCAGTTGTATCTGACATTTAATAATATGGTTTTGATGTGTTTCAAATTGGCACAGAGCTCTTTCCTACAGCTGCATTATATTCCTCTGGAAGGATATTCCATAATTAATTCAGTCAGCCCTCTAATAATGAACAGATAAGTTATTTTTGATTATTTGCTGTTACAAACAAATGCTGCAACAGATAAGCTCACACATACATCATTTCTTATGTGTGACTATGTATCTGttagataaattcccagaaacggAATTACCAGGTAAAAGGGAAAACACATTTGTAATTGTGAAAGATTGCCCATTTCCCTTTTCAACCCTACCTTACAACTACCATGCAAACTCCCCTCATGGTCAACTCTAACCTGGAAGCATATAGAGAATGGGGCTTTGGGGATGTAGTTCCACTTAGCTAATTTGGCAGAACTGTTAAATTTTAacagatttgtcaattttgtttatttaaaatttctctatATTTTGAGTCATCCTTGtacttttaattattaaaagtCTCCAATTTTCCCCCAATAAATTTCTGGcttaatatttacatttaaatctttgatctatttagaattgatttttttcaaaatatatgagaTATGTCTACAATTTGTTTTTCCCAGATAGATATGTTACTGCCCCAatagcatttattgaataatatATTTCCCCATTCCTTTAAGATACCACTTATATCATATACTAACTTCCTATATCACTTTAGGTCTGTTCCTggacttctcattttttttaattttataaaatgttatttctctAGCTTAATACAGGTACAATTGACAAATAAAagtataatatatttaaagtaaaatgtgATGACATATGTTcccattgtgaaaggattcccctGTACCTGAGAATGAAGTAATGCTGTTAAGGAAAACCTAGTGAGCGAGTGAACAAATGTGTGTGCCTGGGGCATGGGAAAGTCCTCACTTGGAGAGAGACAACTTAGTAGACAGCTCAGCATGTTGAAGGaagtctgtttcttctttttgaatAAATATATTGAGAGGAATGATTCCTCATCTCTTTGGATATTTCCTTGCAGAAACTAATGCAGCCAGAACCTGGGGCCAATGGAACAGCTGTTACTGAGTTCGTCCTGCTGGGCTTGGTGGAGACACCAGAGCTGAGGCCAGCtgtctttgttctctttctcctTGCCTACCTGGTCACAGTTGGGGGCAACCTCAGCATCCTGGCAGCCATCTTGGTGGAACCCAAACTCCAcacacccatgtacttcttcctgggGAACCTATCAGTGCTGGACATTGGGTGCATCACTGTCACCGTTCCCTCCATGTTGGCTCGTCTCTTGTCCCACAAGCACACAGTTCCCAATGCAGCCTGCCTCAcacagcttttctttttccatcagCTGGTTGGGGTGGACTGCTTCCTGTTGACAGCCATGGCCTATGACCGATTCCTGGCCATCTGCCGGCCCCTCACCTACAGCACCCACATGGGCCAGACAGTCCAGAGGATACTGGTGGCTGTGTCCTGGGCTTGTGCCTTCAGCAATGCACTGACCCACACTGTAGCCATATCCACACTCCACTTCTGTGGCCCCAATGTCATCAACCACTTCTATTGTGACCTCCCACAGCTCTTCCAGCTCTCCTGCTCCAGCACCCAACTCAATGAGCTGCTGCTCTTTGGTGTGGGCTTCATAATGGCAGGTACCCCCATGGCTCTCATTGTCACCTCCTACGCCCACGTGGCAGCTGCGGTTCTCCGAATTCGCTCGTCAGAAGGCAGGAGGAAGGCCTTCTCCACATGTGGCTCCCATCTCACTGTGGTCTGCCTCTTCTATGGGACTGGTATCTTCAACTACATGCGACTGGGTTCAGCCAAGCTTTCAGATAAGGATAAAGCTGTTGAAATTTTTAACACTGTCATCAACCCCATGCTGAATCCAATCATCTACAGCCTCCGGAACCCTGATGTCCAGGGTGCCCTCCGGCGGGTGCTCCTGGGGAGGCGATCACTGGCTTGATGACAACTCGTGtcactttttccctttctctttttggaCTAAAGGAGAAATTCTCTGGGGCCAAAAACTAAGACAAATGGTCCAGAACCACTTCTACTTCCCTGAGCACTGGATTTTTTTTGTAGAAGATAATCGTTACTGTTTCTCAAAGAAGTCCTGCCCAGTTATAGGCAACGGGTCTGTAGGCTCTGCTAGGTCAGCCCCCTTGACAAATTACAACGTCAGTCACTGCAAGCTTCCCGTCTGGGTAGAAGTGAAACCTGGAGGCTTTGAATGCTCACAGGTGCACGTCCTACAGGGAATGACTCTTGGTTGTCTATAGCCTGGGTTCCCCCAAATACACAAGCAATCCCATCAGGTGGGCCTCTGATTCCGTCAAGTTCAGGCATGGTTGGTCTGTTTATAAAACATAGGTCCTGCGATCAGGGTTATTTTATTTCTCCCATGAGGCTTCTCCAAGCCCAAAAGAGCAACTCACTCCTCTCTTATCACACAAGATGCCGCAGAATATAGAGAGGACACATGGGAGGCTGAATGGTCACGTGTTCTCTAGCAAATCTGGAGAGCATGAGCCCCCTGTGCAAAACTTTAAGACTCCATTAATGTATATGATAAATCTTACAGCACAAAACTGaaatttcctcatcttcaaatattttaaaagataagcaCTTATAacctaaatattattttaaacattaaaaaaatccagaatACTCAATATGAAATTCCCTATAAATTCTCACTGTCAGTCCCCAAACCTGCTAGCTGAGACAAACCGTTATCTGTAAATACAAGTCATATGGTGACATGAGCTTACCAGCCCTTAGACCAGTCATTATTTAGCTGcattttccttctcattctttaACAGGAACAGTGGGTAATAGCTGGTGTTTAGTTTTCCAGACAAACggacacacacatatacccaAACACATATCTGCAAAACACCATACTGTTTTGTGAACTTTTCTCCTTTCCACATAACACAGTATAATTCTTAACATGTCAACCTACAAATCTATCTTATCCATTTTAAAGGCtgcaaaatattccattttatgtatcaACTATCATCTATTTAACCAAACCCTTATTGGTataatttatttcctattttttgcAATTGCTAATAATAATGGAATTAATGTTTACTTAGTATAAATCTTTCCATATATCTGAAATTATTTCCACTGGTTAAATTCATAAAAGTGatttctatgtgtgtgtgcacccaTGCTAAGGAAATGCAAATGTAAAAATTGGTAAATATTCTGCCTTTCTATTTGCCAAAATCATATGGACCATTTTACATCTTGACTAGCAGTTTATGAGAATATTTGTTACCTCACTTGTTGACTTCACTGGGTATTATACAAAGAACTTTTTATCTTTGATAATTAGATTAAATATTacattattctttaatttgtatttttttatttatgagTGTGATTagacagatttttaaatgtatttcttaatatttgtatttactctttcaaaattgTCTGTTCGTGTTTTTGTCCCTTTGAGGGTAATTTATCTTTATCTTAATGACTGATGGAAACACTTCACATTTTAGGACACTATCACCTTGCCATAATGTTGGAAATACATTCCCCAGTTTCCCATTTGTCTGTAACTTTGTTTAGGGTGTCTCTTGCCCAAGTTAAGTTGGACATTTTTATGAAGTTTGCCGTCTTTGTAGTGTGTCATGCTTAGGAAAAATGACTTTTCCATCTAAATGCTGTATAAATATTTGCCAGTGATGTTTTTCTAGTacttttacatttctttattaAGTCAAATATCTAACGTATAAAGAATTtactttttgtgtatgttgtaacTTTTCTCCCCACTGAGAAAAACTGCCCCAACACCATAAAATATAAGCCTGATCATATACAGCATATGTGACAttttatatacttacatatatatgtgtgtatatatgtataatagcAAGAAGGCAGAATAGGAGGTTCCCCTCCTCATATTCCCCTGCTTAGCAACAATAATTTAGACAAAAAGTGCCTTTGTGGGAGCTTTGGGATCTACGTAGGAGATAGTAAGACCCTGGTGGAGCCAAAGTCAAAGGAGGGCTGTTCTAAGAACGCAGGCTTATGCCCGGGTGGCAAACTTGCAGACAGTAGTCCTGGATACAGACCTGGAAACAGCCCTGTGGACTCGGCTACAGCTTCATTTGGCCTTGATTCTGTCACCAACAACATCTGCCAAGGGACCCAGCAGGAGTCACATCCACTGTGCTCCAGTTAATGGGCCTGCCAGCCTCAGCCCCCGCTGTGGATGCTGGAGTAGCCcatggcccagcccagcccctcttgGCTGCCAGCCCTGCCCACTCAGGGACAAGCAGATGATGtgtccccaccccacgcccctgAGACAGGCCCTCCAACTTTGGTCCATCTGCAGGTGCTGAATCAGCCCCGTAACTTGGCCCAGCACCTTGCGGTCACAGGCCAGGAGCTCTCCCGCTTGTCCAGGGACCTGTCAGAAGACACGTTCTTCTGTGCCCTCAGAGGGAGAACCTCTGATCTTGAAGTGGCCCCGTAACCCAACTCCCACCCCTTGAAGCCATGGGCTGGGAACACTTCTGCTCAACCAGGGACCAGGAGGAAGACACACTCCCAGACGGAAGCCAGCAAAACTTGGTCTGACAGGGCTTGAAGAGGCCTTATAACCAATATCTCAGCAGTTTATTCCAACCAGCTCCAAACATCCTTGCCTGGATGTTAAATCCCGAATCATGGAAAGTGCTCCCACATCAATGAACTCTCCCGATTCAGCCTCACATTCTGCCCTACCCCTTTGGTCCTCATGGTCCACTCCCACATTGCTCCTCTAGAAACTGGAGGAAATTCCAGTTCCTGCCAGGTattactgctgtaacaaattaccacgaatttagtgacttaaaacaacagaaatatgttCATTCATGATTCTGGAGGCCCAAAGTCCAAAATGGGTCCTACAGGGCTAACTTCAAGATGTCAGCTGGGAAGGTTCCTTcgagaggctccaggggagaatctaCTCCTTGTCTCCTCCATCCTCTAGTGGCTGCTGGCATCCTTGGCTGTGGTCATACCACCCAGGTCTTCACATCATATTGCCTTTTTCTCTTCCGTAGTCAAATATCTCTCTACCTTCTCTTTTGTAAGGACTCCTGTGATTACACTTAGGACCCACTTggctaatccaggataatctccccagaTGAAGACCCCTAacagtcacatctgcaaagtccattTTTTACCGTGTTTAAAGTTGGATTCAGGATTACGACCTGGATATCTTTGGGGGCCACTGTTCAGCCTACCACAGCCTGGTATGGGAATTATTTTCAGTGAATAAATTACTTCCTCTTGGATCATAGATGAAATTTCCTTTCTCAGCCTCTGCTG
This portion of the Vicugna pacos chromosome 16, VicPac4, whole genome shotgun sequence genome encodes:
- the LOC140686430 gene encoding olfactory receptor 3A1; the encoded protein is MQPEPGANGTAVTEFVLLGLVETPELRPAVFVLFLLAYLVTVGGNLSILAAILVEPKLHTPMYFFLGNLSVLDIGCITVTVPSMLARLLSHKHTVPNAACLTQLFFFHQLVGVDCFLLTAMAYDRFLAICRPLTYSTHMGQTVQRILVAVSWACAFSNALTHTVAISTLHFCGPNVINHFYCDLPQLFQLSCSSTQLNELLLFGVGFIMAGTPMALIVTSYAHVAAAVLRIRSSEGRRKAFSTCGSHLTVVCLFYGTGIFNYMRLGSAKLSDKDKAVEIFNTVINPMLNPIIYSLRNPDVQGALRRVLLGRRSLA